The nucleotide sequence AGCGCATTGAAAGTCGTCTCCATCTTCGTTCCTTTATACTTTTCTTTTAATGTATTTAATTTACTTTTTAAACTCATTTTCTTGATGATAAGTAATTATTCTTTTTTATTGATTTGCGAATTAGTTTTAAAGCCCAATCGTAATGACCTGACGTTGCCGAAACTAAATAAGAGCCTAACGAAGTGGTCTTCGTCCAAGGATATCTTTTCTTTGTAAAAAGTTCCTCATCAGTATGGCTTTCTATAATATGAAAAACTTTACTATGTGAATCTTTAAACAGAGAAAACATTTCAGAAAACGGTACATTTTGGCAACTCTTCCATATCTCTTGGTTTAATTTAGGAGTGTCTTTCATAGTGTAACCCTCTTTGGGTATTTTGGGTTTACCCCCTTTCATTCCTTCCTCATACCAAGATAAAAAAAGCAAATGCCAATGATATAAATGCCCAAGTACATCTCGGAGATTTCGATTCATTGTCCCCTTAGGAAATTCCTTTTCTCGTTTGTCTTCGGGAATAGTATCAATCAAAGAAATCAATTCATCGTAATTTCTTTCTGCTGATACTACAAGCCCTAATTTAGATTGCGGACGTGCCATAATGTTTAGATTTTACTTTTCAATAAGTCATAAACAGTTTTATCAATACTGAGATATTTTATAAAATCTTCGGTATCAAACTCTATCTTATCTTTCTTATTCTTTTTTGTCGTAGCGTTAGAAACTGAAAGATAATACTCATTAGCCGAGGCATACAAAGTAAAAACACTATGGTTAGTTCCTTTATCACCTCTTTGAATAATTGTAGAAAGTTGTTCCCAATTGCCTTGTTCAGCTTGTTGTTTAAAGTCGCTTACATTTTCTATATAAGAAAAAGCAGGCAATTCTTCTTCTTTAAACCATTCATCTGCAAGTTCGTTAAAAGGTTCTTTAGCTCTACCTACAGAGGCAACTATTCCCATAATCATAATTACTAAGAATTCAATTACCCAAATAATGGTAAGGAAAACTCCACTCACAGTATTCCCTTTTATAGCCCACGTCCCTTCTTCATTGATAAGTCCTATCAACCCAAAAAGGTCTGACGGATGCCCTAATAAGTACAGCAATTGTTCAATTTGCACATTACTTACAGCTACACCTATTTGTTTATTACCATATACTTCACTCGTATTAATAGCCAAATCAGCCCATACTACCCATTGCAGATAATAAGCGACAAGTGATGCTATGACAGCAAACAAAATAGCTAAGCCATAATTACGTACTTTACCCAATCTAACTACTAAATAACCAACAGTAATGGCTATAGCAAAACCAAAACCAAATGTTACTAAGAAGTTGAGATATATAATTGGGATATACCATATTAAGTACGCATAGATGGTTGCTAATATAGGCAACGCTACTGTACATACTAATATGAAATACACAAATGATATAGGTGAAAACTTCCCTGAAGGTTTGTAATAATTAGACATATTTCAATTATTTAAAACTGTTTACTTACTTTTGTATGAATTAACCTAATTCTGCCATCATTAAATCAAGTCCATCTCTGATAATTTGCTGATGTGGTTGTTTAGATACACATACAAATTCAGTAAGTGCAAAATCTTCTGGTGCTACTTCGTAAGCTCCTAAGTTTTCCAACTCGTCCAAATCCTTATACAAGCAGGCTTTGAGCAGTTGCATAGGATAAATATCCAATGGGAAAACCTCTTCGTACATACCTGTTACCACAAAAGCGCGTTGTTCACCATTGGTATTGGTATTGAGGTCGTACTTTTTCTTAGGGTTCAACCACGAGAAAGTAAGCGAACGTGTAAGGGAAATCTTGTTGGCTACTGGTTTTGCCCAACCGAACAAATCATAGTCATTTCCTTCCGGAATTGCTGTAATTTGGTCGTCGTAAAAACCTAAGAAGTCTGTTTCACTCACCTTAGTACCAGTAAGCACATCACCGCTGATAATACGAGTAGCAACCACGTCCTTTACTTGGTTACTTACTACCCCGCTTATCTGAGCGCCAGCAAGGGCTGTAACGTAGTGAGGCTTCTCAATGCGTGAACCTGTAAGAGCTACTGTACGGGTGAGGTTCACTTTACCTGTTAAGAAAAGTTCTCCTATCACCACCAAATCTTGAGGCGTTACCACCCATACCACTTCACCTTTGTTTATCGGACTGATTTGGGCTATTTGTGTACTGACGTTCCCTGCTGGGTGAGGTCCTGACACATTGTGCACCACTATGCCCTTAAGGTTGCGGAAAGGTGACAACGAGCTGTCTTTGAAAACGGACACGTGTACTTTCCCTGTGGTGAGTTTAGCTAAGGCGGTAAGAGCGGTTTGCAGAGCTTGCTCTTTTCCTTTGAGCACATAGTCGTAATCGGGAGCGAGCGGATTGGTTTTGCAAGCCGACACAAAGATAGCCTTGGGCTTCCCGTCGGGATTGGCAATCACGTCATAAGGGCGTTGTTTGATAAAAGGCCAGCAACCTGATGAAAGAAGGTGTGCCTTGATGTCTTCGCCCTGCATCTCTTCTACGTCTTTCTTTCCATAGTCTTTGAAAGTTTGTTCTTGACTGGGCGCAATGTGTATTTCCAACACTTTACGACGCTCACCTCGTACAATCTCTTTAATGGTACCACTTACCGGAGAAGGGAACAAAATACGCTCATCACTCTTTGAAAAGAATAGTGCTTCACCTGCTTTCACTTCATTACCCTCGCGCAGTAATAGCTTAGGAATAACACCATGAAAATCACTGGGTTTAATACCATACAAAGAGGCAAGCGGAAGCTGTTGTGTAGTCTTATCAGCTTCGCCTTCCAAGTGTATGTCTAACCCTTTTCGAATGCGGATGTCGTTTGACATATCTAAATAATATTAGTTAGTTTTATTAAATTAGGTGCAAATATACAAATTTATTTTTGATATAAAATAATCTACTCCTTTTTTTTAACTCAA is from Capnocytophaga ochracea DSM 7271 and encodes:
- a CDS encoding Na(+)-translocating NADH-quinone reductase subunit A, with the translated sequence MSNDIRIRKGLDIHLEGEADKTTQQLPLASLYGIKPSDFHGVIPKLLLREGNEVKAGEALFFSKSDERILFPSPVSGTIKEIVRGERRKVLEIHIAPSQEQTFKDYGKKDVEEMQGEDIKAHLLSSGCWPFIKQRPYDVIANPDGKPKAIFVSACKTNPLAPDYDYVLKGKEQALQTALTALAKLTTGKVHVSVFKDSSLSPFRNLKGIVVHNVSGPHPAGNVSTQIAQISPINKGEVVWVVTPQDLVVIGELFLTGKVNLTRTVALTGSRIEKPHYVTALAGAQISGVVSNQVKDVVATRIISGDVLTGTKVSETDFLGFYDDQITAIPEGNDYDLFGWAKPVANKISLTRSLTFSWLNPKKKYDLNTNTNGEQRAFVVTGMYEEVFPLDIYPMQLLKACLYKDLDELENLGAYEVAPEDFALTEFVCVSKQPHQQIIRDGLDLMMAELG
- a CDS encoding ClbS/DfsB family four-helix bundle protein, which produces MARPQSKLGLVVSAERNYDELISLIDTIPEDKREKEFPKGTMNRNLRDVLGHLYHWHLLFLSWYEEGMKGGKPKIPKEGYTMKDTPKLNQEIWKSCQNVPFSEMFSLFKDSHSKVFHIIESHTDEELFTKKRYPWTKTTSLGSYLVSATSGHYDWALKLIRKSIKKNNYLSSRK